A segment of the Crassostrea angulata isolate pt1a10 chromosome 10, ASM2561291v2, whole genome shotgun sequence genome:
TTACCATGGTAACTACACGCAGTCCAAACCAAAGGTACAAAAAAGAcatcaataaataatgtgaacaAATATCTAAAATAGCTTTTTCAGTTATAAACTTAAATAGTTTTACaatggatgtaaatatatttacatgaatttgTTCCGATAGATATTTCTAAAGAATGTTTAAAACCAGTTCAAGTTCCAGATACAGTTTAAGAatgttaattgttttaatgGATAGATCTGGTATTTGCCGATTAGCCAAGTTAAAACAAACTGAAATACTTATTTGAAACTCCTACAAGTATCAACTATTATAATAGTATATATCCATATCGTTTGGGAGGGCTGATTGGTCGCGGTCATTGTTAgcctgtattgatctcctttagaagtAGAGCTctttataaagatataggaaaatactgaaggaataaggaatcattctttgagtattatgaagtgataatttcagtcggggcgtgatcaaatccaataaagcccgaaggatTTGATGtggaaaaatcaaatataagttGTTAAAGTGGCATTGTGCTGTGATCGAAGCACAAATGATTAATGTACCAAAAGTACTATATTCAATCTTTCTTAAATGAAAAGATGAACTTTCGGAATTgcaaagaaattatttattaataaaaagaaaagaaaatatcaaattctACTAGGaatatatactacatgtaaatgtagattttaaaacaaatgcgtGTTGAAAGAGTAAAAGTTCTATGATTCTGCATAATGTCTATTTCTATTagaaaattttaccaaaaatattcgtaatttttcattttataaaagtcGATCGGTCGTGTaaatattcaaactttaaaacaaagatCGATTTGCGACGAAAGCAGATAAACCCTTGATACTTGCTTACCAGACatttaattggtaaaaaaaaaactttaagaaaatGTTAGCAACATCAAAAGAATATAATTCAAGAGACTTCGTCATCTTCAAAGTCTCAAACTGTGAAAAATAATATGTTGGAAAGGAAACAACGCAACGTATAAGACGAATCTTTGCCATCATAAATATCAAAACCATCATTGAGATAAGaactttctttttgtatttcaaaatttaatagtgctaattttgtttttcttttaaaaaatacaattaaatatgattatataatattaatgaaacacCCAACAATAAAAGTATTAGCTGAGGCACAACACTTACCAATACAGATAAATAGCGTCTTATCTGCAGAATTCAAATCAACTGCATTTATAAActaatgtttcaaaaatgtttccATCTCGCGTTCCAAATAAGTTCTTACAAATTACTCatgagaatttaaaaaaagataaaaaatgaagataCATCTCTCAATTTTTTAACACGAATCTTAAATAGTGAAATGCCAGTCATATCTTTTCGTCGAAATGTAAAGTTATCTTCGTCAAGCACCAATAAAAGAACTACTATGCACTTGGGAACTTAATAAAAGGTTGTTTAGTAAAAATCTTATATCTAGAATACACATACTTATAAGACAGACTTTGGATTCTGATGTGTTGGCAAGTGTTTCATCTGCTATTTACTGATTGTTCGGACGATAGCAAGTTTCTTCACACAACACTTTTAACAATagatatcatataaaaaatacacaatacaaataaaataataaaaagattacaaaaaacaacaacaacaacatggATTTATTTACATCAGTGCTAAATCTTTTAATTTTCGAAAACTACAAACACCTACTGAAATACTTTGGACCTTATTAAAGGACCGtcgttgagagagagagagagagagagagagagagagagagagagagagagagagagagagagagagagattactgCACAAAGTACAGAAACGTAGAAACACATTTATTGAAGGTGCAAATGGCAAGCAAAGAGTTTGATTATCTTGTAGTCTAGCTGATCTCTTTCCAGGTATAGACCGTCTAATGTTCGCTTGAAATCCTTAAATCCCAACCGTGCCTGAACCAATGTTTCTTCACTGTTCATAGCAAACATGTTgtactttgttttctcttcacCAAATACAGAACCAGGAAATATATCACTAAGACAGGGATTCCCATGGAAAAAGTGCGGCAGATTTCCAGCTTCAAGACTAAGTCGAATAAATTCGATGAAGTATCCAGTTGCCTCCGTTACACCAGAAAGTCTTTTTCGCTCAAATGGTATcgtcaaaaacaaaatacaataaaaacaaaggTTTTTCAGATGGTAGGATTTTAGCACACTGCCGAGTTGATTGTTTGTACTTGATGTAACTTTTCTTAGTGCCCACTTCAGCAATCTACAAGCTGTCATTACATAAAGTTGACTCGAATTTTTCTGAGCGATATCAAATATACACTTCTCGTAACCACATGTTGAATTACGCCAAATGAGATCTCCATCTTGTTTAGGAATATGGTGATTCTTTTTATTTACCCACTTCATGACTCCGTATCGTTCACAAGAAATGAAACTATTTCgattaagcatatttttggGAAATTCGTCAATTGATAACAAAATACCAGGTACTAGATCAATTTCGAGGTCTATTTCTTTATATACAGGAAACCCTTCTCCACGTACATACAGGTCTTCCAAAAACCCGAGAATATTTGTGAAACTTTTTAACCCATTTTCACTATGTACATGAATAGTTATTTTTAAGCTAGGAGAAATGACACTCCGGACCACAGCATACTCGTCATTTGTATTTTCGGTCAATTTTTTCAGCACTTTATTAATTCCTTCCCTTGTTTGATCGAGAAGGGAAGCAAACacctttttatgaaaattacttgtgtttatatatgtttttccCCGTTCTTCGGAGACCAACTCGCATTTTCTCCACCACGAAGGAAGCTTGTCAGGATTCATTATCCTCATCTTGAAAAGACCGGGTATAATACACCCATTGTTGTCAAAGACGGCATCATTGTTCGTTTTGACATTTTCCAAAAGAAATGGTAAAAGTACATCAAATTCCAGTGGATCACAGACTTTTAAACCCTCCCTGGAGCTTCCTTGTTTTCTAAGCGTTTTTCCTATTGCAAGTCCAGGAAAACGTTTGATTGCTTCTTTTCTCATCTCGGACACAACGATCTTTAAAATCCTGTCTACAATTTCACAACTGACATCCCAGTCTTCTTTATCAATGTCGATATGTTTGTACCTGAAAAAATCCCTTATTCTTTTGTCAAAAAAATCTCCAAATCGAAGGACGAGTTTTCTCcattcttcaaaattttctcTTCTTTTGTCATTGATATTAACGACAGGTTTTCTCCATCTGTTGAGATATAAGGGTAGTTCCCCGTTATCCAAAATtgttgattaatattttttatcttttatcgTATAGGCCACTTGATAATTCAATGCTGATGAGAGTACACCATGCTCTGAATAGAATCTCTATTTATAAATTCAAGTTCGACAATTCTACATGTTCCAAAGTCTAGGGTTACTGATCCACTTGTATACTCAGAGGAGATAGGCGAATACAacaacccttgacttgggaagatgcaCTTTCACTGAAAGTCtccaattctttaaaatcggAGGATTTCAAAATCATCAACAGAATGCAAGCATTGAAAGAATACATCCCTGCTAATATAACGTTGccattgaaaaaatgttaagaaaaagacGGTGGCTAGCTAGGTGTTTAAGGGGTGTAGTTTAAGAACAACAGATTGCATCAACAGGTAAGCTATACAATCGTTTTTCTACATGGATAATTTCTTTGGACCTTTAAGTAAAGTGTGTTCGGGTCTGAGAACCAGCCAAagttgatttaaatcaaatatgcaAGTAAATTGGTCATGAGGTAAGAGAACGGAATTCTAACTCTTCTAAGGCCGAcgcaaaaaagttttaaaacggCAAAAAATCACAAGGGCACCAGATATTTGAATAACCTGAAAGCTAAAAGCAGATAAATTTCGAAAGCGGAAACGTATcttacaaaaattatataacgAGACCTTGTCACGGAATATGATTCAGGGTTCCTTAATGACAAAATCTTATGACAAActcataaatattataaaacagtCATAGCGgcaaaaatatgaaactgtTAACATGACAGGTACATATACCAGTAGCTAACTGTCGAAAATCTATTAAGTCGTAATTCATTAGTTTGTTTAAAAGAcacttttttaatttcaatttcaaaactGTAACCGATTACTGAAATTTTAGGAATCAAAACGCATTCTCAGATTGTGTGAATTGAATTAAATacacaacaataaaaaaatgaatacaaaattttctaaagaaagttaTCGGAATTTTGATAGCGAATTTTAAGAACTAACACCAATTTAGCAAAAGTGtaagaaaaatggaaaaatgaaacaaacacaACAAGTTGATATTGATACATACCTTTTGGAAATCAGCATAAGTGGGATAAGTATCAGAAAAACTAATACAAGTATAATCAACCAAGTGTGTTCATCTGCATATATCGCCTTGTGGACGTTTTCCACCAGAGTCTTTAAACTTGTAAGTACCATTGCAGAATCTTGATAGAAAAAATGGATTACGTTGATTTAAACAAAACCCAGAGAATATGCTTagctctaaaaaaaaaataaggaatattAAATTAGTCAAATAATGAATTTGTTCATAtaattaaacttatttttgtttcaacTATCTTTGTGTAAATCAAAtctataacataaaatatacaaGTAATCATGTTATTGTGactaaacaattaaataaagtaACACCAAATTAACATCAATAGCTGTTTGTTTTGTACTCTAGAACAAAGCTGTGACATTTTTCTACATCTTTGTAAAACAACACATATCTTTTCAACAAGAGACTATCATGACGGTTGATAATACCATGAATCAGTCAATACTGATACAAATGAGATTtaaacaaaaccaaaacaattttCCGTTCATTTGTGTCATTTTTCTATACGTTAGTCAGCAAAAAAGTCGAAAATAGCCAGAATTTGGTTTCtctatttaatgataaaaattttgaatataaaaacaattttccgTTCGTGACAAAACAGAGGATTTTATAATCACAATGGTGACTTCATTACGTCAATAAAAACAAACGAAACCTATGTTACAAGAATGTAAgtttagaaaaataaacaaatccaCTGTCCTAACATGAAATAATACCCACTATAATAACAAATACAGATGAAGTAGctcaaatgaaaatgaattttaatttaatgctTTTCTTACCCATTTTAAGATTTACAGACTGGAGACAATGTTGACAGTGGTTCCTCGGATTTCTGCGTCAATTCAccctgtttaaaaaaaaccatttagaTTTACATAAATTGCATTTAACCTCTCATTTGTTTGTGTATTTTAGGAACAATGAACTTAATACAAGCTCTTCATagacaaattgataaaaaatgaattatgaaatatacaaaatatatttgacaaatcATGAATACAGGTGTTTAACATGGACAAATGTTATGACGACGGCCgggtgatacatgtatattggcgaaccatgtatgtatatatatatatatatatatatatatatatatatatatatatatatatatatatatatatatatatatattgttactAAGAAGACAGTGTAacatttgcttttttaaaagttcTCCGATCCCCAGCTAAAtagtattattttttattataaaaatgttatttgtccGTCAAACtttgtaaagaaaatgaaatacaaagaaTTTTTTAGATGGAATCCATGCATTTCATACAGTTATTCAATCTCCAAATTTGTCCACGagagataaaatgaaataaatatacaaattgaGATAACAAAAAGGTTATGCCGGTGCATCGGTGGCTCGAATCCCTAaacatataatatatgtagtAGATCTCCGTGGATCCACCAAGCCAAGTATTTCGTTGAATAAGTGATCGTAATACTAACACTAGATAACCAATTAAATTTGTCTAtataaaaggcagatttatggtacgaaGAAATAATCCAGATAACTTAGAGTCATCGAACATTGCTGAGGATTGGAGATCGTTAAAATTTAGAGTCGTTACATTGCACCATAGTAAATATGAAAGTGCTTCCACGAAAAGGAAGAAAAAGCAGATTTAAATTTCAAGATAACacttttttacattatatcCGAATAAATATTCAAATCGATGATCATTTAAGGATAAATAATATGGatcaaaatcaatttgtaatgtggttaaattcattgaaatatatatgcatCGATTGTCGAAAATGCTTACCTAGAACTATGGCACAGCCACAAAAGAAATGATGTAGTCGATTTGGAGAATGTATGGACTACCATTTATGTCTCCAACAGAATATGTTTTCAGGAGTCATGAAATAATAAAGCTAGGTCTGCGCTAGGAAACAACCTATATGGACCAACTTGTATTTTAAATGCAATGGGGTAAAATTGAGACAACATGTCGATTTCTAAATATTAGAGAAAACAAAGTAATTTTAGCTGCATTAAACTAAAACAAGCCTAATCATATTGTGTTTCTTCTTGGAAAGATGGAGATAGAAGgagtaataaaatatatttcactgAAAAGGTGACAAAAAGGTTCACTTGATTTAGATTCACTTTTATTTCGAGGAGTATGGGTGCATGAtttcaatatactagtatacgtCAAGAATATCCTAATCTTTTTTATTCAGTAGCTGGAGCTATTTGATCGTTGATATCGACCTGGATAGCCaagtggtagagctcctgactagagttACAGGGTCCCGGGTTCGAATCCTAGTCCAGCCATAAATTACTCATACCTCTTATCCTACTACAGATGGTGCCGTGGTTTTGCTCGTTCAGGcaatataaatatgataaaagtaTAATATAAGACCTGAGTCAAGGTAAACTTGTATTGTGTTAACTATTTAAGGAGGGAAGAATGTAGTAATTAGGACATTATCCTAATTTTTATTATGTAGTTGTTGTTGCTGTATTGACTGTGGATATCGGCTTAGGTAGCTCAGTGGTGGTAGATCACATAACTTGAGTTGTAGGAGTCCCGGGTTCGATTCCTGGACCAgccatatattttcattttattctttactTCTTTCctatacattttcaattactttacTTTAAACTCACTTCTACGTTggatattataattaaataccATTTTATCAATTCTTACTTACTATCAGGAATCACACAGGTCAGAAGTCAATTGCAGTGTGGTTTATTGGTAACAATTGTATTCCATTTTTGTTACTTAACGCATTACACAAGTCAAAAGTTAACTGATGTGTTAATGTCAATATATgagaaaatgaattatttttctctttagTCAATGTATGTTTCAGTTATTAACATGTGCATACTTCTTCCTCAGCATGGTGTGGACTTGGCATGATAGTTAGAAAATGCATGCTTAGATATATATGACAGGTGCTAGTTGACTAAAAATATGTGATGTAACATATCGTCTCAACATCATATTGTATTTTTCACCAAACACGCGTAGTGTAAGTAgtataagtatatatttttagtttttgtCCCATTTCTGTCTATACCTACATTTTTGTTGCCTGCTATGACCTGGCTAGTCTATCTTGTGTGGGCCCTTCGGCAAACATGCTATTAGCGTTTGAttgccggttttttttttatcaaaatttcgTTGTATGCATATGTTGTATATGAATTACACTTTTTAGTTGTGTGCAGGGGAGGTCACATTTCCGaactttatttgattttacaTTCAATGTCAGATAATCTCACTATTGTTAAGACCTCCCCTTTAGTCtgttttttattgtcaaataaaTTGACAATATTCACTTAAACATGTGTTATTATATTAATAATCCCAGCCAGATCACCAACATTACataaaagaattttgaacaataaCACACAACGCTTAACATGTCACAGCAATGAGTCCAACAAAGTATGGTGTGTAGTTGATAATTTAAACCTTATTTAAGTTAATGCTATTGCTTGTATTGTGTAGTTTATAAAtcgcatttgttttatatacataAGGCTTGctaaatcttaatttatttatgataacATAGAGTTATAGATAGAAAAACGGTAtatatctcatacgtgtggtgtatactACCCTTGTGAGAAACCTTTGCTGTATCAAACGGGTAAAGCTTTATGAAATAATTCCGatccgaactatttttgacacagcttctcgcttcaacgcttcagtgactaTTTTCGAAGATTGTTAGTTCTTTCAACGTAACTGTATCTactaataaaattgatatatagTGCATTATGTCAAagattaacattaaaaatatgaaggaaaacacataactgtgTAGCATAGGCGTAGGAACCGGAGGGGgagggcttttttttttttaaagttaaacatAATTGTAATCACAGAcctttttgcttgtcaagatttttaataagtttagCCGCCCCCTCCATTTTCAATTTGGTTCCGACGCCACTGTGTAGCTTAGGTGGcacgggacagttttttttttgatacaattcattgtagccaagggatgcatgtcttcggaactctgtaactagaatttcctcagttcctattcagcacaaataccctTAATTCagtctttataaggccaatcaccaatttctgaagaaaattaccagtcaaaacctgtaaaattctctacatgctggtttttatgagattttaacCCTTTCATAtcttgctaatttttcatgatttttcagctttttagacctcccccagctaattccctgcagagggttgaccttccgtaccgcgtgcatgttgcactatcacatgtcagaaacttaccggtgtatagtttacaatgtcccatccacctacttttcgtgttattttacctcctgtctgtaacttgcaatttcactgtgtaaagtcaacacaacagtcatagccgcaggttttgcattttacttcttattctcatgtacctaacatatggggcctacatattgcatatcaattttaacaagagacacccctctaactaatgataatctttaaaaatcatttcatgaattttggcAACACTCAtgagccttcaagtacagcaactctcaattttacaaaaatattgacggttactttatccgaaacgggtactttatccaaaactgtcccttgctaccttataATACTGCAAGTCACATTACGCTATTAAAACAGAACGCtttggttgtgtttatatacaagaacttaccgaaataatgtttcttaAGACTTTTATTCAACCACCAGTACGCATccttattgaatatttttttaatgtcgaCTCATTCagctagtgtttgttttataaaatatcaacaacttatcctcgttcgagtcaattcaaccTAACGaacattcgcaactttgtgtcaAACTTGAATATTCAAGTCTCTGATCAGTATTTTCATTCAGACAAGTGATTAAGCTCTATTAAAAAtgtttgcctcggactagaatgtcgcgacgtcattggataAATCGCGTCTCGTGATTGCCTTATAAGTTTCTTTACACGGCgggcgtcaaaatttatacgaCAACAAGGCGGACGAAACGTTATTTGAGCttatttttttacacaaacgttcaaccatacctttaattttcaagcaccaaaatatttagagtgacccccttttgcccgtgacgtaataAAACAATCCTATATACAATGGCATCAAGGTTTGCACAGACGACTGACGAGAAAGGCACTAAATTAGAAAATAAGCCaatgaatttaattgttatatatcaTCTTTTGTTGCTTACATATAAAagtttaggtcctcgacaaaacaaaacacttattaggtttgttactgactgtttacagaaatttgtggtgtcggtaaagtccatagaaggctcggctccgcctcgtcttctatggactttaccgtccccacaaatttctgtaaacagttagtaacaaacctaataagtgatATTATTTAGCGCTAAAAAAGTATTTCGAGGTTTATTTTAGTGAagctttacattaaaacatttagatatatCTCCGAAATGACTTACTTAagtgtattgcgcaaggtcacaataaccgcataacacaacgttgtaTCATCGATTTTAATCttcgaaaaaaaaccccaacaacaATTCGGGTCATATACATTTAAGGACTGTCTCAAAGGCTTTATAATATTAATCAGATTGAATAAGATAAATGGAACATCCATAATTGTGTgaatttatatttgctttatccaactcttTGAAATGGTTaaattcgctcggcaagcctcgcgaatatacaCACCATTTAAACttgttggataaagcaaatataaaatcacacaatataataatatatcctCTATATTCATAATGCATAAGCATATAAACACATTCATTGACGTCGTAAAAGACCAGCAAAgagttttattttcttcttgtCTAGCTGCCCTCGTTTCATGTATAGACCGTGTAATTTTCGCGTCAGTTTCATAAATCCTAACCGTGCATGGATAAGCGTCGTCGCACTGTTCTTAGCAAACATGTTGTACGTCGCCCTTTCGGTACCAAATGTACAGCCAGGAATCATGTCATGGAGATACGGATTACCAAAGAAAAAATACGGGAGGTATTTAGCTTCAAGACTGATTCGGATAAATTCGATGAAATATCCCATTGCCTCCGTTACACCGGAAAGGCGATTTTGCTCAGAAGGTATCGTCAAAAACAAGATACAATACATACAAAGGTTTTTCAGATGGTAGGATCCTATCACACTACCGAGTTGATTGTTTGCAACGTTTCGTAATGCCCACTTCAGCAGTCTACATGCTGTCATTACATAAAGTTGACTCGGATTTTTCTGAGCGATATCAAATATACACTTTTCATAACCGCACGTTGAACTGCGCCAAATAAGATCTCCATTTTCTTTCGGAATATGATCATTCCTTTTATTGACCCACTTCAATACTCCGTATCGTTCACAAGGTATGGAAcctttttcatttaacaatgtACTTGGGAATTGTTCAGCAGACTGTAAAATACTGGGAACTAAGTCAATTTCAAGGTCTatttgattaacatttaaagaaTGTAATGAGCACTGTTGTTCCAAAAGATATAAACCATTCTTGAAATCTATTAATCCATTTTGACtacaaatctttaattttaatttcaagttAGGGGAATTGACTTGTCGCACCATTTTAAACTGCTTGTTTATGGAATTTTCTGTCCATATTTTCAAGCGTTTATTAATGTCGCCTCTGATTTGATCGAGAAGGGAAGCAAACACTTTCTTCTGAAAATGActtgtgtttatatatactttttccTGTACACAAGAAAGCAATTCGCATTTTCTCCACCGCAATGGAAGCTTCTCAGGATTTATAATCTCCATCTTAAAAAGCCCGGGAATAATACAACCATATCTGTCAAAGACGACATCATTTCTCGTCTGAACATTTTCCAAATGAAAAGGTAAAAGTACATCGAATTCCAATGGGTCACAAACCTTTAAACCTTCCCTTGAACTTCCTTGTTTTTTTAACGTTCCTGATAGAACAAGTCCAGGAAAACGTTTGTTTGCCGCTTTTCTCATTTCACAAGcaacgatttttaaaatcctgtCTACAATTTCACAACTTACATCCCAGTCGTCTTGATTAAAGTCTATAcgttcttttttaaagaaatcctTTATTCCTTTGTCTTTAATTCCAAAATGATAGACTGGCTTTCTCCACTCCTCTTTGAAATCCTCCGAAAGTGATGATCTGTATTTGCACAAAGAcaggatgttttaaaaaacacaaactatttttcaaacatcaaattaaataattttgggtttttttgccttgacgtttaattaataaaacaaaagaccaaaaaacagttttaatatAGATGATTAAGATAATTATATTCTCTTAATATTTGGTGAAGTTGTTTTATGATATATTCTCTAAATATCTGATTAAAAGAGATCATAAACAAAATTCCAAAAAGTAATAAGAAAACCGTTAATACAAAGCCCCTATCAGTCACGGTAAGACTTACACATGACAATTATGCACAACTTACAACAACCAGTCACCgaatcaaaattgaattcattacCATTTAAATCCAcgacaaacatttaaaaaaaaacaacttaggAATGTAAGGTGAAATGATTTTTTCCAGAATTTACACCAATTTCACAACTgctattaaaatacatgtacgtacctAACCAAACGCACTGCTTCCCTGTGCTTAGTTTTGCATATTAACATTAGTACTACCAGAATACATATGACTTGTATGGCGAGTTCTATCAtatcccaaatgtttttatctgTATCCAACACCATGTGGACGTATTCCTCCTAAGTCCTCataaattcttcttttttaaaatagcaTTTTGGACATATCTTTTGTTCTAAAAAATAAGGGAATGCTagattagtaaa
Coding sequences within it:
- the LOC128166753 gene encoding uncharacterized protein LOC128166753 isoform X2 — translated: MVLTSLKTLVENVHKAIYADEHTWLIILVLVFLILIPLMLISKRWRKPVVNINDKRRENFEEWRKLVLRFGDFFDKRIRDFFRYKHIDIDKEDWDVSCEIVDRILKIVVSEMRKEAIKRFPGLAIGKTLRKQGSSREGLKVCDPLEFDVLLPFLLENVKTNNDAVFDNNGCIIPGLFKMRIMNPDKLPSWWRKCELVSEERGKTYINTSNFHKKVFASLLDQTREGINKVLKKLTENTNDEYAVVRSVISPSLKITIHVHSENGLKSFTNILGFLEDLYVRGEGFPVYKEIDLEIDLVPGILLSIDEFPKNMLNRNSFISCERYGVMKWVNKKNHHIPKQDGDLIWRNSTCGYEKCIFDIAQKNSSQLYVMTACRLLKWALRKVTSSTNNQLGSVLKSYHLKNLCFYCILFLTIPFERKRLSGVTEATGYFIEFIRLSLEAGNLPHFFHGNPCLSDIFPGSVFGEEKTKYNMFAMNSEETLVQARLGFKDFKRTLDGLYLERDQLDYKIIKLFACHLHLQ
- the LOC128166753 gene encoding uncharacterized protein LOC128166753 isoform X1, with translation MDSAMVLTSLKTLVENVHKAIYADEHTWLIILVLVFLILIPLMLISKRWRKPVVNINDKRRENFEEWRKLVLRFGDFFDKRIRDFFRYKHIDIDKEDWDVSCEIVDRILKIVVSEMRKEAIKRFPGLAIGKTLRKQGSSREGLKVCDPLEFDVLLPFLLENVKTNNDAVFDNNGCIIPGLFKMRIMNPDKLPSWWRKCELVSEERGKTYINTSNFHKKVFASLLDQTREGINKVLKKLTENTNDEYAVVRSVISPSLKITIHVHSENGLKSFTNILGFLEDLYVRGEGFPVYKEIDLEIDLVPGILLSIDEFPKNMLNRNSFISCERYGVMKWVNKKNHHIPKQDGDLIWRNSTCGYEKCIFDIAQKNSSQLYVMTACRLLKWALRKVTSSTNNQLGSVLKSYHLKNLCFYCILFLTIPFERKRLSGVTEATGYFIEFIRLSLEAGNLPHFFHGNPCLSDIFPGSVFGEEKTKYNMFAMNSEETLVQARLGFKDFKRTLDGLYLERDQLDYKIIKLFACHLHLQ
- the LOC128166753 gene encoding uncharacterized protein LOC128166753 isoform X3; the encoded protein is MVLDTDKNIWDMIELAIQVICILVVLMLICKTKHREAVRLVRSSLSEDFKEEWRKPVYHFGIKDKGIKDFFKKERIDFNQDDWDVSCEIVDRILKIVACEMRKAANKRFPGLVLSGTLKKQGSSREGLKVCDPLEFDVLLPFHLENVQTRNDVVFDRYGCIIPGLFKMEIINPEKLPLRWRKCELLSCVQEKVYINTSHFQKKVFASLLDQIRGDINKRLKIWTENSINKQFKMVRQVNSPNLKLKLKICSQNGLIDFKNGLYLLEQQCSLHSLNVNQIDLEIDLVPSILQSAEQFPSTLLNEKGSIPCERYGVLKWVNKRNDHIPKENGDLIWRSSTCGYEKCIFDIAQKNPSQLYVMTACRLLKWALRNVANNQLGSVIGSYHLKNLCMYCILFLTIPSEQNRLSGVTEAMGYFIEFIRISLEAKYLPYFFFGNPYLHDMIPGCTFGTERATYNMFAKNSATTLIHARLGFMKLTRKLHGLYMKRGQLDKKKIKLFAGLLRRQ